Below is a genomic region from Rosa chinensis cultivar Old Blush chromosome 5, RchiOBHm-V2, whole genome shotgun sequence.
AGATCGCGGCACATAGATTCCAAACTTTTCCGCTACTTGCCAAAGCCTGTGCTTTGTTGACACTGGGATGACGTACatcgtgatttcgctctgcgatGATATCGTGGCATGATTTTCCCCATGAGACAAGATCACGACAACAAGCATCAGTCACAACCGTACCTTGATAAATGCTTTTCTCTATTTGCTCTCCGCAGGTAGGGGGGAACTTTTCCAAGCATTCCTTTACGGGCTTGGTCTCGTGTTTGTCTGAATTGTCGATGGCAACGCACTCCGTCCAAATTTTTTCGCCCTTTGCCAAAGTTTGAGCTTTGTTTGCACTAGGATGACGTGCCGCAAGGGACGTGTTGAGGAAGGTATCGTGGCATGGTTTACCCAACTTTACAAGATCTCGACAGCAATCATCACTCAAAAATCCATTATTGAAAATACCGTTTCCTACTTCGATCCCGCACTTTTCGGTGAACTGTCTTTCACAGTCTTTAACATTTGCTGGCCCCTCCAGTGTTGGGGTTGCAAAAGCATTTAATGTCAcctgcaagagaaaaatcaccaaaagatGGCACCTGCTtggtccggccataactccctttgcaatgttatgtgattactcacgaatgtgttttctggtaatgatcgctttgttggagtttagtttcatgtgatagtatatttataagggagaaaacaTAACCGCATTTAAGACTCAAATGAACTAACTGTGTAAACGCTTATGCGCTCTTTAAAAGAAGTAACGTGTTTAATTGCCTATCGGCTTTAAATAAGAGAGTTACATTTAAACAGTGCGTACGTGTTTCGATAGCTCGATTATGTTTAAATGATTTACCGCTAAATTATCAAGTTTTAAATGCAGATAAGTATTCAACAAGTGGTCATTATATATTACACTATTTATGCATCAGATCGtttaaattctcaaaattctaGACAATTCCACAATCAAAATATGTTTAGGAAATAACTGTGGACCAAAAATTAAACGGGCTTGTTCAAGCACGGCGCAAAGCACGAACGGACCGACTGGCCGGATTAGCCCATTTGTCACCCCGAATCTTTGCGTTTTGGAAAATTAATTTACCACTTCTAAATTCATCACGTGTAATTTTATCCTTCTTAATAAATTCAATGATTTCCggtaaaacaaataataaattactgtgatattgtcaacaagaaaaaattgactcttcttaagttcttttggagaaaaatatcctactcagtattttttttttttttttttagctctgACCTTGTACATTTTAGTTGAAGCAGAAGTAACTTTTTGTAGATGAAAAAGAACTAGGGCTCctcatgtgattgatttgaggagtgattaaagaatgcacttaaaataaagcagtgattttctttttgggtaacGAGTGATCTCCTCATGTCTATGTAATAACTAATTAATGTAAAATGTTATATAACGCTGCACAGTCATTAAGAAAATAATGATAAAGAGTTATTGCGCCAATAGTTAGTGAGTAATGGGTGCACTTGATTGGTGTAAGTACGACTTTAATGAAACTTTGCAAAGCATGAGGCGAGAGTTACATGTGTAACTTAACTTTAACGTTCTATCGAATGTCTTAATTGCATCAGCCACGATGTTTGAAACTGGCGGttgctataaaaaaaatttagaacagtTATTGTTTCCGGGGCCTACGACGAGTAAAACTACTGTCGGGGTCTGGAATCACGGACCTGTCTTCTctcctttccttctcttctcgcAATCTGTCCAACACAACAAAAGCACTCAGAGAGAAACCGGGTTTGCCGGCCTAAAACTCTTCGACGCTTAAGTCAGTAGTGGTTGATAATGTCGAGAGAAGAATTAGATCAGAGATCTTATCTGTTGTAGAAGATTTTTGGCTTTATATAAGCGCTGGAGGACGTTGAGTCCTAATCAATTCAGATGTAGGAGAGGCATGCTCCTCCGTGAATATGTCCATGGTCAGCCCTATAACTGCCATCAACATTCCCCTTTAGTCCCCCACTAGGGGGGTTCTGCCATTTCGTGTTTTCCCTCATCGTCTTGTTGCCTCCAATGACATGTACTTGCTGGTATTCCTCAAGAAATTTAATTACCCATTGAGCTGCATTAGATGCACAAAAGAAGTTGCCCCAAAATATAAATATAGAAGGTGAGAGTGTGGTTTACAATTTAAGCACCATAGATTTCACTCCCCAAAaatatttctatttttgtattTATACATTACAGTGTTACACTCTCGATCGTATGCCCATAAACGAGGTCGTTTTAATTTTCTTCCATCTTGAATGCAAAGATATTCGTTTGGGCCAATCTGAGTCGCTGTCTTGCTCCAGATTAACTCCTCCCCTTCACCCAAAAAACCCGGACTTCCATTTCTCTGTAGAAATGGCCATGTCCAACTTCCTCTCCCCCACAACCCCTCTTCGCCTCTCCCACAGACCCTTTATTCACTCCTCCCCATTCTCTCTAACCCACCATTCTCTTCTCACTCTCACCCACCTCTCCACCAACCCAGTCAAACCCAGAAGACTCCTGACCACCCAATCCAAGGGTGACGACTCAGTCGACGTCCCCGACCGCTTAATCGCCGCCGTCTGTTACTTCTACCCCTTCTTCGACGGCATACAATACGGTAAATATGTGATCACTCAGTTCACCGCCATTCAAGCTCTGATTAACCCCTTGGTGCCGGCTATACGGGTCTTCAAGAGCTTCCCCTTTAATGGGTTCTTGGTATTTTTAACCCTCTACTTTGGTGTTGTTAGGAACCAGAACTTTAGTAGGTATGTGAGGTTCAATACCATGCAAGTCATTGTGCTTGATGTGCTGCTTATTTTTCCTGATCTTCTGGAGAGGAGCTTCAATCCCAGAGATGGGTTGGGATTGGATGTGCTGATGAGCTTGGATAGTACCGTCTTCCTTTTCCTCTTGGTGTGTTTGATTTATGCGTCTTCTTCTTGCTTGTTGGGTCAGGTCCCCAGATTGCCCATTGTAGCTGAAGCTGCTGATAGGCAGGTTCCTTGAGTTGAGTTGAGCTCATTCTTTTCTAGCAAATTGTGGTGATTTGTTGTCAAGGGACAAGAAGGCAAAGTTCCTGGAGCTCTTTTGTAACCAATTGTGATTTTTGGGTTACTGATTATGCTTAGCCACCAAAGGGTAGAAACTCATATTGTAGAATGTTGTTGTTGTCATTGCGCTTTATATGCTTTTGGATTTTGACCGAAATTCATGACATTAGATTGGTTCAGGTACAATTAAAATGCTATTTATTACACTGTATCATTCTGCAAAGAGTTTAATTCATTGTCCGTATGGTATTTACTTCCACTGTGACAAATCATTACCTAATTGCAGCTTGGGAAGCAACTAAAGAACTGTAGATAGTGATTCAATCTGGATCTTTTTATGTCAGGAACAAAACAGGATCAAAAAGTAGTTGGTTCTAATGAATTTTGAAACAAAATTTTGTTGCTATCATCATCACCTGGACACCTCCTCCTTCAGTATGTTAAACCATTTGTTGACTTATATACTGGTTTACTAGGCTTCGGTTttggtctctttttttttctttctgttctttcttttctttttgcaatTATGCTAGGCGTTAGTTAGGTATTCAAGTCTAAAACCCTTGTTTACGATGTTGATTTGCGTGTTTCAAAAACAAAGCTTGGCAGCAATGGACCATCACCAGTTTTCTTTCCTTCCTAAACCAGGTTTCAATgttttgtttgaactttgaactacCGCATTAGGAACTGTCAGAACTAGTTCGTCTTTCAGTGTTTATGACGaccaagaaacaaaattttGGCTATTTTGTCCTGGCTAAGTGCTCATAATGTTTGGATTGTATAAGGTTTTCTAGGCAAGGGGAAGGCTGTGTGAGGTTATACCAAAAggtgtgcttttttttttttttttggagtagaCATGTATATCCACGCACTAGTTATTTGAAATGGTTGGAGATTTTTctacgagaaaaagaaaagaacagttattctttcagaaaaaaaaaaaaaaaaaaaaagaacagttATTGCGCAACAGTAATGTTTTGCAATTGAGTTTCACATTTTCATTTTTGAGAGCCCATCACATTTCTGGCACTACACAATGGGTCCTGTATATTTTGCACATAGATCGTTAGGGCTCCTGACGGTGAGCCATGAAATAGATGAGGTAAAAACAAGTCAACAGTACACGCAACAAAACTTTACTGCTTTGTCAGCAAGTTTCACTAAAGTCGTAATACCAAATAGTTGTTGTGACTTATGACTGGTGAAAAAACTGTTTTGAGAGAAGTGGAGTTTTCAAATATACTTTTTGTCTTGGCCCAACATTCTCATAAGATTGCTGAAAAAACAGattgatagtttttttttttttttttgaatcaagatATAGTAATttttcattcatctcaagcTAAAACGGTACGAATACATATCTTTCACTGTCAACACAACGGACAAGTAAGAAATCcggctgaaggatctcaacttttTTCACCTTTGCTGCCACTTGATCCTTCAGCAGGGCTATGTCTTGCTCCAGCCTGGAGATGTGGTCATTCTGCTCCACGTCCCGCTCAACGGCAATAGACAGCTTGCCGCGGGCATCAACAGCATCACATTCTGCTTTGGTCAGGCGTCGCTCTGCATCTGCCAACctgtccttggcctccgccaactccctctggagaccctcGACCTCCTCCCTAAGCTGCCGCTCCACCCGGGGCTGCTTTGAGGCTGCCAAGAACATTACGTGTAGCCTAACGGACAGGTGCTCGAAGGCTGAGCTGTAGGCCGACTGCTCAATGGCGGTTGAGCGCACGATACCCTCCAGCCCGCCAAAGCCCAGCCGCTGACAGAGGTCGAAGATAAACTCCCGCTCAGGCTCCGTCAGGAATTCGGCATATGCGGCAAACAAGTCTAGATCGCCCGTCTGCACCTCTGGCCTAGCGGTCACAATCACCTTCGAGGAGGCCTGCCTCGCCTTCTTCCGCTGGCGGACCCCAATGGTCTCCACATAGGTCGCATCATCCTCGTCGACCGAGTTGTTTTGTCGCCTCTTCCCTTGGTGAACCACCCGTGTCACACCAGCGGCGACGGGGAAAGGTCCCATCTGTggctccaaccccgcaatgGTCACCGGCTCCTGTGTAGGCGCCACTCTTTCCTTCGACCCATGCCTAATGGCGGACACTCTCTCTTTCTGCCGTACTGGCTCAGCAAGGACATTACTTCCGCTAACTCCCGCTTGCACCACGGGCGATCCGTCGAGGCCGAGGTGTGAGTGATGCGGCATCGGCAACACCACGGGAACCTCAGATGGGCTCAGCGCCAATGTCTGAGGGTCGACTTTGGTTTTTTGAGCCTCTAGCCCAGAGGCATACATGCTCTCCAGGAAGTCGTTgatctcggcacgatccataGCTTTCTCAAACGCCTCGCGGCTTGCTCTGTTTCCAGGCGGAGAGCCTGTACAAAAAACAACGGGTTAGTTTGATGACAATCGAACTAGGACGCATCAACAGAAGGTACTTACCAAGGGCTCGTGTCAACTGTTGATCGACCAGCAGCTCCCAGCGGGTAAGTAGGCGGAGATCTACCAAGTTGCGATTCTGCCAGCAGTCGCGGATCCTTGCCAAGCGACACTCTTCTCCACGCGTCAGGCTATAGCGCAGGCccgttacaaaaaaaaaaaaaatggtcatCACAAAAGGGAATTATTATGCAACAAAAATCCGCTCTAAACGGCGGCAGGCCAACAACCTCGGTTAggttggaattccgacttaatcctgaatgtcGGCTCCCCCGCATtcgaccccgcttggtactcccatccatcggtggcaacacagaaggtccctCGCCAGGGTGACATGGAGTCCTTCAAATTCTCGATTAGCTTGGGCGCCCCCTGGCAGCgactcagattcacttgtccgctgcatccttggcgcttcacgtacaccaactcgtagaagtgcagcacctccgccaagGTTGGACCCTCACAGCCGGACAACCGCCATAGTGAGTTTAGCGccatcagcaaccgccacatgttagggcaaaTATGCCCAAAGGTGAGGCCAAATTCACATACCAAAATATGGAGATTTGGcagtagcgggaatgtcactccctaGAGGAAGATCGCCTCGTGCACAGCGGCATGCCCACCTGGCAGGACTGACGCTCTCTCATCCTTTAGTGGCGGTCGCAATTTCACAACGCCTGGCAAGCGGAACACCAGCTTCACGCGGTTGATGGCGGCCACCGTCATCGGCCTTCCCGCCTCGTCAACTGCGGTACCATCGCGGAGAACCCACGCTGACTCAACCTCTTCCCCGCCAGCCTCTCTCACCCCATTAACGGAGCCGCTAGTGGCGCTATTACTCGCCAGCCTATCCTCTCACCTCTTGCGAGTAGCGGCATCCTCTCCCGCCCTGAACTCTCAGGACGACCAGCACGACCCATGGCAACCTCCCAGGGTAAGGTCTGGAGCGGCACaatgtctagcggttcggaccaggaggttcctgcaggggcagacggacacaacgagtcaataaaaacccTATCCGCCAAGTTGAGCAACTCGTAcgcgtcagacccggaatcctcactgcttgaaatctctatgacgctagccatcccaaaaccctaaaaacccaaACCAATCAATTCGTAGAAGATCTAGACTATCCCTTTACCACTTACATCTaggaacatcaagaacaattgcccgaaaaataccaaaacaagaacagaagCACCCATATATTGAAAAACCCATATTCGACCATCCAGCAAACCTCTAATCCCCAACTCTCTACCAAACACCAAAAACTCGCTTTACAGCCCCAGAGCACACTGAGGAGGAACAGAGCACCCCAAATcggaaaaaacccaaaaaccgaCAAAAGCAAACACAGAAATCCAATAAAACAGGGATGGGattcagaataccaacctcaaagatgaAGACTTTGGTGCGACAAAGATGCTTCTCTTCACTGGTGGAGATCTTCGTGCTTCAAGGATCGACAACTCAACATAATCTTAGCAATCTTCTTCTTGGAATGCAGggcgaagcttgaagacgacgacacaaggaaaaaaaaagtacgaAGTGCCAAAACAcaaggtttccctctcttttatgttaaCATCAAACTAATCTAGGCCGTCCGCTGAATAACTACATCGCGCCACAACTGTACACTTGCCCCACAAACGCACTTACTCCCCGGATTAACCGACAAAgtcaataattactcgcattaatgatgAGATGACGGGCGTGCTGAAGAGACGTTATCGCACACGCTAATCCAATACATGTAGGCCACGTGTCGAACCCCATCACACGAAGCGTCTGTCCAAGGTAACCATCGAGaagagatagtctccgctaagcgtaactccgctagcggaacttctccctttccatcttccaAGCGAGCCAGTCTCCGGTAAAAACAACTCCGCTAACGAGACTTCTCTCTCAAACACCTGGGAGGACCGACACCGCTGACCGTAACGCCGTGCACCAGGCTACCTCCAAGCAGGTCCTCTCGACATGGCCGGCCACTTATCATCAGaggagggacttccgccagaGGCGATTCCAGAGACAGCGCCTCACTTTGACAACTACGGcaacgcggcattgcagtcaaaaCATAGTCCTCCGGGACAGGTAGGGGGATGTGTCAACAATCTTCGACGGCTctgatcaggcatgttgacccccgccactcagatatcaaagattgggttcgctacccaacaccctctgctcagcgcagctcccctcaacaaacaatacaccgtccaaacggaggtctatcttagctgaggagtgggggactccctagggggcctagcaggggcccacccgaaagggtataaagcgctTGCttagtaagtccatggttgacaacgcactaacgctaattatgtttttgcaagactggcggaagtaacgcttcgaaccgctaggcaactcctcaaccaagattgccctccttgactggggacttgggggacttgtacttacataggcaattgcaagcataattagctataatgagccacgctcaagctaccactagcggtaccaacccccgccaaaggagtgacttacgggaacacagccaagcaggctacagCCTGAGCCCCGacttgcccccagatcaccgctgacgtgcCGCCACGGACCtcgccaagacagcatcagaagctccagaagctggggactgaagcatatcagtcccacatcgaaaacatggagaagatcagctctctcctcacctataaaaggtcctctcctctctcctcattaatgacgcaaTTAAtatttacctactgttactttgtcaacacaaatacattgactaacttaggcatcggagaagtgaagactaCCCAACGctgtctccctctgacgccctctgtattttactttaCAGGTAGCGGAAACTCTGagtatcacaagtagcggtccgcccatcggaccagcgttaacaaaggtttagctaccgcgaAACTTTAAGCATTAACAGGGTTATATGCAAGGAGGAAAATTGCCCTTTCGAGTTGTTTGCTTCAAAAATGCAGCATGAGGATACTTTGATGATGAAGGGTTACAATCCAAAACACAATTGCACAAGGAAGTATAACAACAACATCATGAAGCAGAAATTCTTAGTAGCAAAATTGCTCTCAATGAACATTGGAGACCATGTATATTTTCTTGACAAGTTCATAGTTTAGAATTCATTCTTATCAGCTAGTTGAGTGTCTGCTTAATCAATTTCCATTTGGTGTTACAGAGTCACTAGCTAAGACAACGTCTGCCAGTCTTAGAGAAAGGCTTATAAGGTCAAGAGGGCAGCTTTGCTGGAAGTTGAGGGCTCTGTAAGGTATCAATTTGCAAGGTTCAGGGATTATGCAAATGAGCTGAAGAGGGCTGATCCAGATACTACAGTGGATATTAAATGTGATTTCAGAAGCACTCACAATAATCCACTCTTTAAAAGAATGTAATTTGTTTAGGAGCCCTCAAGAATGAAATCAAGGCTGGATGTAGAAGTGTGATTGGCTTGGATGATGCACACTTGAAAAGTACTTTTGGGGGACAGCTTTTGATAGCAGTGGGTTTAGTTGCCAATAACACAAGCTGGGTTGTTGCATATGCAGTAGTTGAAATGGAGAATAAAGACTCATATATCTGATTTATGGAAGGCAAGGACTTGCATATCAAGGAGGATGGAGCTGGATGGGTTTTTATCAGTGACAAGCAAAAAAGGCTCAAACCTGCATTTAAGGAGGTGGTTCCAAGTGCACATATTAGGTTCTGTGTCAGGCAT
It encodes:
- the LOC112165741 gene encoding protein TIC 20-v, chloroplastic, with the protein product MAMSNFLSPTTPLRLSHRPFIHSSPFSLTHHSLLTLTHLSTNPVKPRRLLTTQSKGDDSVDVPDRLIAAVCYFYPFFDGIQYGKYVITQFTAIQALINPLVPAIRVFKSFPFNGFLVFLTLYFGVVRNQNFSRYVRFNTMQVIVLDVLLIFPDLLERSFNPRDGLGLDVLMSLDSTVFLFLLVCLIYASSSCLLGQVPRLPIVAEAADRQVP